One part of the Streptomyces lienomycini genome encodes these proteins:
- a CDS encoding glycoside hydrolase family 15 protein: MAGRIEDYALIGDMQTAALVCRDGTVDWLCLPRFDSHAIFAGLLGTGEHGFWRMGPAYAPGAEPPTAARRGYRGDSLILESEWDTPRGTVRVTDFMPPRDGAPQLIRIVEGVTGRVPMRSELRMRFSYGRVVPWVHKHEGRTVAVAGPDSVWFDTEAETYGKALTTYADFTVAPGDRIAFTISWEPSHKEPPALPEPEQSLVATEDFWRDWVEHCTYHGPYREAVVRSLITLKALTYAPTGGIVAAPTTSLPEDIGGVRNWDYRYTWLRDAAITLSSLLRTGYREEARAWREWLLRAVAGDPENLQIMYGIAGERELGEAELDWLPGYENSTPVRVGNGAAHQLQLDVYGEVTEALHLGHMTGLARNDYASVLQLKLIRYLEDHWNEPDEGIWEVRGPRRHFVHSKVMAWVAVDRTIKLIESGDADGPLERWKQLRDDIHRDVCEKGYDKERNTFTQSYGSQELDASLLLIPQMGFLPPDDKRVIGTIEAIQRELSTSDGFILRYPTDGKDEGVDGLPGDEGAFLACSFWMADDLAMIGRVDEARKLFEKLLSLRNDLGLLAEEWDPHLKRQVGNFPQAFSHVPLIDTALRLTASGAYGG; encoded by the coding sequence GTGGCCGGGCGCATCGAAGACTACGCACTCATCGGAGACATGCAGACCGCTGCCCTGGTCTGCCGGGACGGCACAGTCGACTGGCTGTGCCTGCCCCGCTTCGACTCGCATGCCATCTTCGCCGGTCTGCTGGGCACCGGGGAACACGGCTTCTGGCGGATGGGCCCCGCCTACGCCCCCGGCGCCGAACCGCCCACCGCGGCCCGGCGCGGCTACCGCGGCGACTCGCTGATCCTGGAGTCCGAGTGGGACACCCCGCGCGGCACGGTCCGGGTGACCGATTTCATGCCGCCGCGCGACGGCGCCCCGCAGCTGATCCGGATCGTGGAGGGCGTCACGGGGCGGGTGCCGATGCGCTCGGAGCTGCGGATGCGGTTCAGCTACGGCCGGGTGGTCCCCTGGGTGCACAAGCACGAGGGCCGCACGGTGGCCGTCGCGGGCCCGGACTCCGTGTGGTTCGACACGGAGGCGGAGACCTACGGCAAGGCGCTGACCACGTACGCGGACTTCACGGTGGCGCCGGGTGACCGGATCGCGTTCACCATCTCGTGGGAGCCCTCGCACAAGGAGCCGCCCGCGCTGCCCGAGCCCGAGCAGTCGCTGGTGGCCACCGAGGACTTCTGGCGCGACTGGGTCGAGCACTGTACGTACCACGGTCCCTACCGGGAGGCCGTGGTCCGCTCCCTGATCACGCTGAAGGCCCTGACGTACGCCCCCACCGGCGGCATCGTGGCCGCGCCCACCACCTCCCTGCCGGAGGACATCGGCGGGGTCCGCAACTGGGACTACCGCTACACCTGGCTGCGCGACGCCGCGATCACCCTGTCCTCGCTGCTGCGCACCGGCTACCGCGAGGAGGCCAGGGCCTGGCGCGAGTGGCTGCTGCGCGCGGTCGCCGGCGATCCCGAGAACCTGCAGATCATGTACGGCATCGCGGGTGAGCGCGAGCTGGGCGAGGCGGAGCTGGACTGGCTGCCGGGCTACGAGAACTCCACCCCGGTCCGGGTCGGCAACGGCGCGGCGCACCAGCTCCAGCTGGACGTCTACGGCGAGGTGACCGAGGCCCTGCACCTGGGCCACATGACGGGCCTGGCCCGCAACGACTACGCCTCGGTCCTCCAGCTCAAGCTGATCCGCTACCTGGAGGACCACTGGAACGAGCCGGACGAGGGCATCTGGGAGGTGCGCGGTCCGCGCCGCCACTTCGTGCACTCCAAGGTGATGGCCTGGGTCGCCGTCGACCGCACCATCAAGCTGATCGAGTCCGGCGACGCCGACGGTCCGCTGGAGCGCTGGAAGCAGCTGCGGGACGACATCCACCGCGACGTGTGCGAGAAGGGCTACGACAAGGAACGCAACACGTTCACGCAGTCCTACGGCTCCCAGGAGCTGGACGCCTCGCTGCTGCTGATCCCGCAGATGGGCTTCCTGCCGCCCGACGACAAGCGGGTCATCGGCACCATCGAGGCCATCCAGCGCGAGCTGTCCACGTCGGACGGCTTCATCCTGCGCTACCCCACGGACGGCAAGGACGAGGGCGTCGACGGCCTCCCCGGCGACGAGGGCGCCTTCCTGGCCTGCTCGTTCTGGATGGCCGACGACCTGGCGATGATCGGCCGGGTGGACGAGGCCCGCAAGCTCTTCGAGAAGCTGCTGTCCCTGCGCAACGACCTCGGTCTCCTGGCCGAGGAGTGGGACCCCCACCTGAAGCGCCAGGTCGGCAACTTCCCGCAGGCCTTCAGCCACGTGCCGCTGATCGACACGGCTCTCCGGCTGACGGCGAGCGGGGCGTACGGGGGCTGA
- a CDS encoding LLM class flavin-dependent oxidoreductase, with amino-acid sequence MAAFGDRAISVAARYADRMLLDVVSPAQVGALRAKLLAAAAEAGRTPPTLAAWVPAAVDPDPASLTQVMRGVVGYLTVPGYREMFEEAGFGEAVARARAGADPDTLLRALPREAATTVGLVGDLDTVRARMDAYAEAGLDEIALVPATAGDPGGERTLTALAG; translated from the coding sequence GTGGCGGCCTTCGGCGACCGCGCGATCTCCGTCGCCGCCCGGTACGCCGACCGCATGCTCCTCGACGTGGTCTCGCCCGCACAGGTCGGCGCCCTGCGCGCCAAGCTGCTCGCCGCGGCCGCGGAGGCCGGGCGGACGCCGCCGACGCTGGCCGCGTGGGTGCCGGCCGCCGTGGACCCCGACCCCGCCTCGCTCACCCAGGTCATGCGCGGCGTCGTGGGCTATCTGACGGTGCCCGGCTACCGCGAGATGTTCGAGGAGGCCGGCTTCGGCGAGGCGGTCGCGCGGGCCCGCGCCGGTGCCGACCCGGACACCCTGCTGCGGGCGCTGCCCCGGGAGGCGGCGACCACCGTGGGCCTGGTCGGCGACCTCGACACCGTGCGGGCCCGGATGGACGCCTACGCCGAAGCGGGCCTGGACGAGATCGCGCTGGTACCGGCGACGGCCGGGGACCCGGGCGGGGAACGGACCCTGACGGCGCTGGCCGGCTGA
- a CDS encoding glycosyltransferase family 4 protein, translating to MTPVSSHSPHGQSPLRTVQVLGGGNAGSSAHVRSLAAGLVARGVKVTVCAPSDAECTYDFTGAGADHVHVPRSSDPVSVAALRTVCADADLVHAHGLHASFRAALALGGRRVRTPLVVTWHDRAHAEGARAQLLRVLERRVMKAATVVLGATSELVDGARRAGARDARLGPVALPARPGRPAGPEDPDLPHPKIRAELGAVDRPLLVAVGSLERHRGYDVLLDAARVWRRLDNAPLVVVAGEGPLRGELQGRIETEGLPVVLLGSRDDVPELLAAADLALLPSRRGAGRSVLAQEALHARVPLVAAVVGGIPELVGDAAELVPPGDAAALADAVVRLLDDPARRDELRERGVRQAATWPTEDETVAQVLAVYDELTQPTPLL from the coding sequence GTGACCCCCGTGAGCAGCCACTCACCGCACGGCCAGTCACCCCTGCGCACCGTGCAGGTGCTGGGCGGCGGCAACGCCGGCAGCAGCGCGCACGTGCGGTCACTGGCCGCGGGCCTCGTCGCACGGGGCGTGAAAGTGACGGTGTGCGCCCCCTCCGATGCGGAGTGCACCTACGACTTCACGGGCGCGGGCGCCGACCACGTGCACGTGCCGCGCAGCAGCGACCCCGTCTCGGTGGCCGCGCTGCGGACGGTGTGCGCGGACGCCGACCTGGTGCACGCGCACGGACTGCACGCCTCCTTCCGGGCCGCCCTGGCCCTCGGCGGGCGGCGCGTGCGCACCCCCCTCGTCGTCACCTGGCACGACCGGGCGCACGCCGAGGGCGCCCGCGCCCAACTGCTGCGCGTGCTGGAGCGACGGGTGATGAAGGCCGCCACCGTGGTGCTCGGCGCCACCTCGGAGCTGGTCGACGGGGCGCGGCGCGCGGGCGCGCGGGACGCCCGGCTCGGCCCCGTCGCGCTCCCCGCCCGGCCGGGCCGCCCCGCCGGACCCGAGGACCCCGACCTGCCGCACCCCAAGATCCGCGCCGAACTCGGGGCCGTCGACCGCCCGCTGCTGGTCGCCGTCGGCTCCCTGGAGCGGCACCGCGGGTACGACGTCCTGCTCGACGCCGCGCGCGTGTGGCGCCGCCTCGACAACGCGCCGCTGGTCGTCGTCGCCGGGGAGGGGCCGCTGCGCGGGGAGTTGCAGGGGCGGATCGAGACCGAGGGACTGCCGGTGGTGCTCCTCGGCAGCCGCGACGACGTTCCCGAACTGCTGGCGGCGGCCGACCTCGCCCTGCTGCCGAGCCGACGCGGGGCGGGGCGTTCCGTGCTCGCCCAGGAGGCGCTCCACGCGCGCGTGCCCCTCGTCGCCGCCGTGGTGGGAGGCATCCCCGAACTGGTCGGCGACGCCGCCGAACTGGTGCCTCCCGGGGACGCGGCAGCGCTCGCCGACGCCGTCGTCCGCCTGCTCGACGACCCGGCACGGCGGGACGAGCTGCGGGAGCGGGGCGTACGGCAGGCGGCCACCTGGCCGACCGAGGACGAGACCGTCGCCCAGGTGCTCGCCGTCTACGACGAGCTGACGCAGCCCACGCCGTTGCTCTAG
- the recN gene encoding DNA repair protein RecN encodes MVVSVLEEMRIRSLGVIDDAVVELSPGFTAVTGETGAGKTMVVTSLGLLLGGRADAALVRIGAKNAVVEGRIAVPGNAAVAVRAEEAGAELDDGALLISRTVSAEGRSRAHLGGRSVPVGMLAELADELVAVHGQTDQQGLLKLSRQRQALDRYAGDAVAGPLAKYAEAYRRLRAVATELDEITTRARERAQEADLLRYGLDEVAAVEPRAGEDVELAEEAERLGHAEALASAATAAHAALAGNPEDPEGVDGATLVAGAQRALDAVRSHDPALAALAERIGEVGILLRDVAGELAGYADDLDADPLRLAAVEERRAALTALTRKYGEDIAAVLGWAEQSAARLTELDGDDERIGELTAERDALRAELGGLAQALTDARTEAAERFAAAVTAELASLAMPHARVSFEIRQTEDERGVEVGGRTVAYGPSGADEVELLLAPHPGAPPRPIAKGASGGELSRVMLAVEVVFAGTDPVPTYLFDEVDAGVGGKAAVEIGRRLARLAKKAQVVVVTHLPQVAAFADRQLLVEKTNDGSVTRSGVKVLEGEERVRELSRMLAGQEDSETARAHAEELLETARADQ; translated from the coding sequence ATGGTCGTGTCCGTGCTTGAGGAGATGCGGATACGGTCGCTCGGTGTCATCGACGACGCCGTTGTCGAGCTGTCGCCCGGGTTCACCGCTGTCACCGGTGAGACGGGTGCCGGCAAGACCATGGTGGTCACGAGCCTGGGACTGCTGCTGGGCGGACGCGCGGACGCGGCGCTCGTGCGGATCGGGGCGAAGAACGCGGTCGTCGAGGGGCGCATCGCCGTGCCCGGGAACGCCGCCGTCGCCGTCCGGGCCGAGGAGGCCGGGGCCGAGCTGGACGACGGGGCGCTGCTGATCAGCCGTACCGTTTCCGCGGAGGGGCGCTCGCGCGCGCATCTGGGCGGGCGGTCGGTGCCGGTGGGGATGCTCGCCGAGCTGGCCGACGAGCTGGTGGCCGTGCACGGGCAGACCGACCAGCAGGGGCTGCTCAAGCTGTCCCGGCAGCGGCAGGCGCTCGACCGGTACGCGGGCGACGCGGTCGCCGGACCGCTCGCCAAGTACGCCGAGGCCTACCGGCGGCTGCGGGCCGTCGCCACGGAGCTGGACGAGATCACCACGCGCGCGAGGGAACGCGCTCAGGAGGCCGACCTGCTGCGCTACGGCCTCGACGAGGTCGCCGCGGTCGAGCCGCGCGCGGGCGAGGACGTGGAGCTGGCGGAGGAGGCGGAGCGGCTGGGCCACGCCGAGGCGCTCGCGTCGGCCGCCACGGCCGCCCACGCCGCCCTCGCCGGCAACCCCGAGGACCCCGAGGGCGTCGACGGTGCGACGCTCGTCGCGGGCGCGCAGCGTGCCCTGGACGCCGTCCGGTCGCACGACCCGGCGCTGGCCGCGCTCGCCGAGCGGATCGGCGAGGTCGGCATCCTGCTGCGGGACGTGGCCGGGGAACTGGCCGGGTACGCCGACGACCTGGACGCCGACCCGCTGCGGCTGGCGGCGGTGGAGGAGCGGCGGGCCGCGCTCACCGCGCTGACCCGGAAGTACGGCGAGGACATCGCCGCCGTGCTGGGCTGGGCCGAGCAGAGCGCCGCGCGGCTGACCGAGCTGGACGGCGACGACGAGCGGATCGGCGAGCTGACCGCCGAGCGGGACGCGCTGCGGGCGGAACTGGGCGGTCTCGCCCAGGCGCTGACCGACGCGCGCACCGAGGCCGCCGAGCGGTTCGCCGCCGCGGTGACCGCCGAGCTGGCGTCGCTCGCCATGCCCCACGCGCGCGTGTCGTTCGAGATCCGGCAGACCGAGGACGAGCGGGGCGTGGAGGTCGGCGGGCGCACGGTGGCGTACGGGCCGTCGGGTGCCGACGAGGTCGAGCTGCTGCTCGCCCCGCACCCCGGGGCGCCGCCGCGGCCGATCGCCAAGGGCGCGTCCGGCGGTGAGCTGTCGCGCGTGATGCTGGCCGTGGAGGTCGTCTTCGCGGGCACCGACCCGGTGCCGACGTACCTCTTCGACGAGGTCGACGCCGGGGTCGGCGGCAAGGCGGCGGTGGAGATCGGCCGGCGGCTCGCGCGGCTGGCGAAGAAGGCACAGGTCGTGGTCGTCACACATCTGCCGCAGGTGGCCGCGTTCGCCGACCGGCAACTGCTGGTGGAGAAGACGAACGACGGCTCCGTGACCCGCTCCGGCGTGAAGGTCCTCGAGGGCGAGGAGCGCGTCCGGGAACTGTCCCGGATGCTCGCCGGCCAGGAGGACTCGGAGACGGCCCGCGCCCACGCGGAGGAACTGCTGGAGACGGCCCGGGCGGACCAGTAG
- a CDS encoding NAD kinase codes for MTQNRARTVFLLAHTGRPAAIRSAELVVGGLLRAGIGVRVLEAEARDLPLPGEVELVGEATPQCLDGCELLIVLGGDGTLLRGAEFARASGVPMLGVNLGRVGFLAEAERDDLDKVVDRVVSRAYEVEERMTVDVVVHRNGDIVHTDWALNEAAVQKAGAEKLLEVVLEIDGRPVTGFGCDGIVLSTPTGSTAYAFSAGGPVVWPEVEALLMVPISAHALFAKPLVTSPDSVLAVEVLPHVPPGVLWCDGRRTVELPPGARVEVRRGAVPVRLARLHHASFTDRLVAKFALPVSGWRGAPH; via the coding sequence TTGACACAGAACCGAGCGCGAACCGTTTTCCTGCTCGCCCACACCGGGCGTCCCGCCGCCATCCGCAGCGCGGAGCTGGTGGTGGGCGGGCTGCTGCGGGCCGGGATCGGCGTACGGGTCCTGGAGGCCGAGGCACGCGATCTGCCGCTGCCCGGTGAGGTGGAGCTGGTCGGCGAGGCCACCCCGCAGTGCCTGGACGGGTGCGAGCTGCTCATCGTGCTGGGCGGCGACGGCACGCTGCTGCGCGGCGCCGAGTTCGCCCGCGCGTCCGGGGTGCCGATGCTCGGCGTCAACCTCGGGCGGGTCGGGTTCCTCGCGGAGGCCGAACGCGACGACCTCGACAAGGTCGTCGACCGGGTGGTCAGCCGGGCCTACGAGGTCGAGGAGCGGATGACCGTCGACGTCGTCGTGCACCGCAACGGCGACATCGTGCACACCGACTGGGCGCTGAACGAGGCGGCCGTGCAGAAGGCGGGCGCCGAGAAACTGCTCGAAGTCGTCCTGGAGATCGACGGGCGGCCGGTGACGGGGTTCGGCTGCGACGGCATCGTGCTGTCCACGCCGACCGGGTCGACCGCGTACGCCTTCTCGGCCGGGGGCCCCGTGGTGTGGCCCGAGGTGGAGGCGCTGCTGATGGTGCCGATCAGCGCGCACGCGCTGTTCGCGAAGCCGCTGGTGACGTCGCCGGACTCGGTGCTCGCGGTGGAGGTGCTGCCGCACGTCCCTCCGGGGGTGCTGTGGTGCGACGGGCGGCGGACGGTGGAGCTGCCGCCGGGGGCGCGGGTGGAGGTGCGGCGGGGGGCGGTGCCGGTGCGGTTGGCCCGGCTGCATCACGCCTCGTTCACGGACCGGCTGGTGGCGAAGTTCGCGTTGCCTGTTTCCGGATGGCGCGGGGCGCCGCACTAG
- a CDS encoding hemolysin: MAGVARRRLDAELVRRKLARSREHASQLIAAGRVAVGKTVATKPATQVETAAAIVVTADDDDPDYVSRGGHKLAGAFAAFVPEGLVVEGRRALDAGASTGGFTDVLLRAGAAHVVAVDVGYGQLAWSLRQDERVTVKDRTNVRELTPEAIDGEAVDLVVGDLSFIPLGLVLPALVRCTRPDADLVMMVKPQFEVGKERLGSGGVVRSAQLRAEAVRGVARRAWELGLGVKGVTASPLPGPSGNVEYFLWLRAGAGELDPADVDRAVAEGPS; encoded by the coding sequence GTGGCAGGAGTCGCACGCCGCCGTCTCGACGCGGAGCTGGTCCGCCGCAAGCTGGCGCGTTCGCGCGAGCACGCGAGCCAGCTGATCGCCGCCGGGCGGGTCGCCGTCGGCAAGACCGTCGCGACCAAACCCGCCACGCAGGTCGAGACCGCCGCCGCGATCGTGGTGACCGCCGACGACGACGATCCCGACTACGTCTCGCGCGGCGGCCACAAGCTCGCCGGCGCCTTCGCGGCCTTCGTCCCGGAGGGACTCGTCGTCGAGGGCCGGCGGGCGCTGGACGCCGGGGCCTCCACCGGCGGCTTCACCGACGTCCTGCTGCGGGCGGGCGCCGCGCACGTCGTCGCCGTCGACGTCGGATACGGACAACTCGCGTGGAGTCTGCGGCAGGATGAACGCGTCACCGTCAAGGACCGTACGAACGTACGCGAGTTGACGCCGGAGGCGATCGACGGGGAGGCCGTGGACCTGGTGGTGGGGGATCTGTCCTTCATCCCGCTCGGGCTGGTACTGCCAGCTCTCGTGCGGTGCACCCGGCCGGACGCCGACCTGGTGATGATGGTGAAGCCGCAGTTCGAGGTGGGCAAGGAGCGGCTCGGCAGCGGCGGAGTGGTACGCAGTGCGCAGTTGCGGGCCGAGGCCGTGCGAGGAGTCGCGCGGCGGGCCTGGGAGCTGGGGCTCGGCGTGAAGGGGGTCACCGCCAGTCCGCTGCCGGGTCCCTCCGGGAACGTCGAGTATTTTCTGTGGCTGCGGGCCGGCGCCGGTGAACTGGACCCGGCCGATGTTGACCGTGCAGTGGCGGAGGGGCCGAGTTGA
- a CDS encoding SCP2 sterol-binding domain-containing protein, giving the protein MATTEECRAALDELSDNMRGAEGDARSATELDRSVSCHITDLDVTFAGRMAGGRIDVRETLQGPPREKAEIRLAMTGDDLVALVAGELDFARAWASGRVKLEAGLRDLFRLRKLL; this is encoded by the coding sequence ATGGCGACGACTGAGGAGTGCCGTGCCGCACTCGACGAGCTCTCGGACAACATGCGCGGCGCCGAAGGGGACGCGAGGTCGGCCACGGAGCTGGACCGCTCGGTGAGCTGCCACATCACCGACCTGGACGTCACCTTCGCCGGGCGCATGGCGGGCGGCCGCATCGACGTGCGCGAGACCCTCCAGGGGCCGCCGCGCGAGAAGGCCGAGATCAGGCTGGCGATGACCGGGGACGACCTGGTGGCCCTGGTGGCGGGCGAGCTGGACTTCGCCCGGGCCTGGGCCTCGGGCCGGGTGAAGCTGGAGGCGGGCCTGCGCGACCTGTTCCGGCTCAGGAAACTCCTGTAG
- a CDS encoding ABC transporter ATP-binding protein — protein MSAGADTRGGSGNRRSENRRSNVNRLTAENVTLAYDQRVIAEKLSVEIPDNSFTVIVGPNACGKSTLLRALSRMLKPSDGRVLLDGSVIQSMPAKKVARTLGLLPQSSIAPDGITVGDLVGRGRYPHQGILRQWSTEDERVVQESMAQTGISELADRYVDELSGGQRQRVWIAMALAQQTPLLLLDEPTTYLDIQHQIDVLDLCAELHEEQGRTLVAVLHDLNHAARYATHLIALRDGEVIAEGAPKDVVTADLVERVFGLRCQVIDDPETGTPLVVPAARKGRTRREKAAATGVS, from the coding sequence ATGAGCGCCGGCGCCGACACCCGCGGCGGGTCCGGGAACCGAAGGAGCGAGAACCGAAGGAGCAACGTGAACCGTCTGACCGCCGAGAACGTCACCCTCGCCTACGACCAGCGGGTCATCGCGGAGAAGCTGTCGGTGGAGATACCCGACAACTCCTTCACGGTGATCGTCGGCCCGAACGCGTGCGGCAAGTCCACCCTGCTGCGGGCCCTGTCGCGGATGCTCAAGCCGAGCGACGGCCGGGTGCTGCTGGACGGTTCGGTCATCCAGTCGATGCCGGCCAAGAAGGTGGCGCGGACCCTCGGCCTGCTGCCGCAGTCGTCCATCGCGCCCGACGGCATCACCGTCGGCGACCTCGTCGGCCGCGGCCGCTACCCGCACCAGGGCATCCTGCGCCAGTGGTCGACCGAGGACGAGCGGGTCGTCCAGGAGTCGATGGCGCAGACCGGCATCTCCGAGCTGGCCGACCGCTACGTCGACGAACTCTCCGGCGGCCAGCGGCAACGGGTGTGGATCGCCATGGCGCTCGCCCAGCAGACCCCGCTGCTGCTGCTCGACGAGCCGACGACCTACCTGGACATCCAGCACCAGATCGACGTCCTCGACCTGTGCGCGGAACTCCACGAGGAGCAGGGCCGGACCCTCGTGGCCGTCCTGCACGACCTCAACCACGCGGCCCGCTACGCCACCCACCTCATCGCCCTGCGCGACGGGGAGGTCATCGCCGAGGGCGCTCCGAAGGACGTCGTCACCGCCGACCTGGTCGAGCGGGTCTTCGGGCTGCGCTGCCAGGTCATCGACGACCCGGAGACGGGCACGCCGCTGGTGGTGCCGGCCGCCCGCAAGGGGCGCACCCGGCGGGAGAAGGCGGCCGCTACAGGAGTTTCCTGA
- a CDS encoding FecCD family ABC transporter permease — protein sequence MKSGKTVRTVKGSRTVRSAGWLSLRLDVRTVVVVALLLALALAASVLLIGTGDFEIPAADVLKTLVGRGDAGQEFIVNELRLPRVLVGLLVGASLGLGGALFQAISRNPLGSPDVLGLGQGATAGALIMIVLFSGSSAQVTVGALVGGLATGFAIYLLAWKRGVHGYRLVLVGIGVAAMVTAVNGYLMTRADIVDASRAVVWMTGSLNGRDWDQVWPLLGLCAVLVPLVLTNGRALRMLEMGDDISYALGVRVERVRALLMVAAVLLTAAATAAAGPVGFVALTAPQLARRLTRSPGPNLVPSLCMGAALLVGADWISQRAFGADQLPVGVVTGVLGGVYLLWLLVTERKAGRI from the coding sequence GTGAAGAGCGGAAAGACCGTGCGCACCGTGAAGGGCAGCCGGACCGTGCGCAGCGCGGGCTGGCTCTCCCTCCGCCTCGACGTCCGGACCGTGGTCGTCGTCGCGCTGCTGCTGGCGCTCGCGCTCGCCGCGAGCGTGCTGCTGATCGGCACCGGCGACTTCGAGATACCGGCCGCCGACGTACTGAAGACCCTGGTCGGCCGGGGCGACGCCGGCCAGGAGTTCATCGTCAACGAACTGCGCCTGCCGCGGGTCCTGGTCGGACTGCTGGTCGGCGCCTCGCTCGGACTGGGCGGCGCGCTGTTCCAGGCGATCTCGCGCAACCCCCTCGGCAGTCCGGACGTCCTCGGCCTCGGGCAGGGTGCGACGGCCGGTGCCCTCATCATGATCGTCCTCTTCTCCGGCAGCTCGGCCCAGGTCACCGTCGGTGCGCTGGTGGGCGGCCTGGCGACCGGCTTCGCCATCTACCTGCTCGCCTGGAAGCGGGGCGTGCACGGATACCGGCTGGTCCTGGTCGGTATCGGTGTGGCCGCGATGGTCACCGCGGTCAACGGCTACCTCATGACCCGGGCCGACATCGTCGACGCCTCCCGCGCCGTCGTCTGGATGACCGGCTCCCTCAACGGCCGTGACTGGGACCAGGTCTGGCCCCTGCTCGGGCTGTGCGCCGTGCTGGTCCCGCTCGTCCTCACCAACGGGCGGGCGCTGCGGATGCTGGAGATGGGCGACGACATCTCGTACGCGCTCGGTGTGCGCGTCGAGCGCGTACGGGCGCTGCTGATGGTGGCCGCCGTACTGCTCACCGCCGCCGCGACCGCCGCCGCCGGACCGGTCGGCTTCGTCGCGCTCACCGCGCCGCAGCTCGCCCGGCGCCTGACCCGCTCGCCCGGCCCCAACCTGGTGCCGTCGCTGTGCATGGGCGCCGCCCTCCTGGTCGGCGCCGACTGGATCTCGCAGCGCGCCTTCGGCGCCGACCAGCTGCCCGTGGGCGTGGTCACCGGCGTACTGGGCGGCGTCTACCTGCTGTGGCTGCTGGTCACCGAGCGCAAGGCGGGCCGGATATGA
- a CDS encoding FecCD family ABC transporter permease: MLVDSPPEQRAETLAAPPSKRRVLRAAGLPVSLAVLAFIALASIAIGAKDLSLTQVWHGLFHDSGTYGDVVVGDRLSRTVLGLLAGAALGLAGAVLQALTRNPLADPGLLGINAGASAAVVTGITFFGVTSLTGYVWFAFAGAAGVGALVWFLGGSRGATPVRLVLAGTAISAALFGYLQAVMIMDDAALGRMRFWTVGSLASATNGTVREVLPFFVTGTVLALALARPLNAMEMGDDTARALGANLNRTRALAMLAATVLCGAATAACGPIVFVGLMVPHVVRSFTGPDMRWILPYAAILSPVLLLGADVLGRILARPAELQVGIVTAVLGGPVFIFLVRRRRTAQL, translated from the coding sequence GTGTTGGTCGACAGTCCCCCCGAACAGCGCGCGGAGACCCTTGCCGCGCCGCCCTCCAAGCGCCGGGTCCTGCGCGCCGCCGGGCTGCCCGTCTCCTTGGCGGTCCTGGCGTTCATCGCGTTGGCGAGCATCGCGATCGGCGCGAAGGACCTGTCGCTGACGCAGGTCTGGCACGGCCTCTTCCACGACTCGGGCACCTACGGCGACGTCGTGGTCGGCGACCGGCTGTCGCGGACCGTGCTCGGCCTGCTGGCCGGCGCCGCGCTCGGTCTCGCCGGAGCCGTCCTGCAGGCGCTGACCCGCAACCCGCTCGCCGATCCCGGGCTGCTCGGCATCAACGCGGGCGCCTCGGCGGCCGTCGTCACGGGCATCACCTTCTTCGGCGTCACCTCGCTCACCGGCTACGTCTGGTTCGCCTTCGCCGGTGCGGCCGGGGTCGGGGCGCTGGTCTGGTTCCTGGGCGGCAGCCGGGGGGCCACGCCGGTACGGCTGGTGCTGGCCGGCACCGCGATCAGCGCCGCGCTCTTCGGCTACCTCCAGGCCGTGATGATCATGGACGACGCGGCGCTGGGCCGGATGCGCTTCTGGACGGTCGGTTCGCTCGCCTCGGCGACGAACGGGACCGTCAGGGAAGTACTGCCCTTCTTCGTCACGGGCACGGTTCTCGCCCTCGCGCTCGCCCGGCCGCTCAACGCCATGGAGATGGGCGACGACACCGCCAGGGCCCTCGGCGCCAACCTCAACCGCACCCGGGCGCTGGCCATGCTCGCCGCGACCGTGCTCTGCGGGGCCGCGACGGCCGCCTGCGGGCCGATCGTGTTCGTCGGGCTGATGGTCCCGCACGTCGTCCGCTCCTTCACCGGCCCCGACATGCGCTGGATCCTCCCGTACGCGGCGATCCTGTCGCCCGTGCTGCTGCTCGGCGCGGACGTCCTCGGCCGGATCCTGGCCCGGCCCGCGGAACTCCAGGTCGGCATCGTCACCGCCGTCCTCGGCGGGCCGGTCTTCATCTTTCTCGTACGACGGCGGAGGACGGCCCAGCTGTGA